One Geminocystis sp. M7585_C2015_104 DNA window includes the following coding sequences:
- the urtC gene encoding urea ABC transporter permease subunit UrtC — protein sequence MLLRKFDKGYPLVGLFFLLLVLAPLFLSDFRLSLLAKFLTYCIVAIAIDVVWGYGGMLSLGHGIFFGIGAYSMAMYLKLEASRGSLPDFMEWSGLTELPFFWKPFQSFPFALLSSLVMPAIVAGLMGYMIFRSDIRGVYFSIITQASALILSILIIGQQPYTGGTNGITNFDTILGFPLASKGVQLVLYFITVLCLFVSLFVCRKLLSSRFGKILIAIRDMEDRVKFCGYDTVKFKTFALSLSASLAGLAGALFVAQVGIISPAMIGVVPSIEMVIWVAVGGRATLFGAVVGALLVNSAKTYLSESFPDLWLYFQGLLFVLVVLLFPQGLSGLTRKFFGEQKTSRRLLTSEE from the coding sequence ATGTTGTTGAGAAAATTTGACAAAGGCTACCCCCTAGTGGGTTTGTTTTTTCTACTTCTCGTTTTAGCCCCTCTCTTCCTTTCGGATTTCAGATTAAGTCTCCTGGCCAAGTTTTTAACCTACTGTATAGTCGCCATTGCAATAGATGTGGTTTGGGGATATGGCGGAATGCTTAGCCTTGGCCATGGGATCTTCTTTGGCATAGGAGCCTACTCCATGGCCATGTATCTAAAACTGGAAGCATCAAGGGGAAGTCTACCGGATTTCATGGAATGGAGCGGACTCACAGAACTTCCTTTTTTCTGGAAACCCTTTCAAAGTTTCCCTTTTGCCCTCCTCTCCTCACTGGTTATGCCAGCCATTGTGGCCGGTCTGATGGGGTATATGATATTCAGAAGCGACATAAGGGGGGTTTACTTCTCCATAATAACCCAAGCCAGCGCACTAATTCTTTCTATTCTGATAATAGGACAACAGCCATACACTGGAGGTACAAACGGAATCACAAACTTTGATACAATATTGGGCTTCCCCCTTGCCAGCAAAGGTGTTCAGCTTGTACTGTACTTTATTACAGTTTTATGTCTTTTTGTTTCCCTCTTTGTTTGTCGCAAACTCCTGAGTTCAAGGTTTGGGAAAATACTCATTGCCATAAGGGACATGGAGGACAGGGTAAAGTTCTGTGGCTATGACACAGTGAAGTTTAAAACCTTTGCCCTCTCCCTTTCTGCAAGCCTGGCAGGCCTTGCGGGAGCCCTTTTTGTTGCTCAGGTAGGAATAATATCCCCAGCCATGATAGGGGTTGTGCCCTCAATAGAGATGGTGATATGGGTTGCAGTGGGCGGAAGGGCGACCCTTTTTGGGGCAGTGGTAGGAGCTCTTTTAGTGAACAGTGCTAAAACCTATCTCAGTGAATCCTTCCCGGACCTATGGCTTTATTTTCAAGGACTGCTGTTTGTCCTGGTGGTTTTACTCTTCCCACAGGGACTTTCAGGGCTGACAAGAAAATTTTTTGGAGAACAAAAAACTTCTCGGCGTCTTTTAACAAGCGAAGAATAA
- a CDS encoding urease subunit gamma translates to MHLSPREIEKLLIYVAAQLAKSRKERGLKLNYPEAVALISAEILEGAREGKTVAELMSLGTKILTKEEVLPGVAEMIDEVQVEATFPDGTKLVTVHNPIR, encoded by the coding sequence ATGCACTTGAGTCCAAGAGAAATAGAAAAACTATTAATCTATGTTGCTGCCCAACTGGCAAAATCCAGAAAAGAAAGAGGACTTAAACTCAACTATCCCGAAGCGGTGGCCCTAATAAGCGCAGAGATATTGGAAGGAGCTAGAGAGGGCAAGACAGTGGCCGAATTGATGAGTTTGGGAACAAAAATTCTTACAAAAGAGGAAGTCCTTCCAGGTGTTGCGGAGATGATTGATGAAGTACAGGTGGAAGCCACATTCCCCGATGGGACAAAACTCGTAACAGTGCATAATCCAATAAGATAG
- the urtE gene encoding urea ABC transporter ATP-binding subunit UrtE, with the protein MLAIENLTASRGGTEILRNVNLTVGDGTIVSLIGRNGVGKTTLMKAIMGLVDVKRGDIFFKNINIKNLPPDKRANLGIGYVPQGRGIFPYLTVRENLTVGLDKINKWEMDEVLELFPMLKCIMNRLGGNLSGGQQQQLAIARVLLRKPRLILMDEPTEGIQPSIVSEIQEAIKRINKEKGVAILLVEQYLDFALDVAQSIYVMDCGKIVFEGKAKELDDEQVKSYLTI; encoded by the coding sequence ATGTTGGCCATTGAGAATCTCACAGCCTCACGGGGGGGGACAGAGATCCTAAGGAATGTTAACCTAACAGTGGGAGACGGCACTATAGTGTCTTTGATTGGGAGAAATGGGGTGGGGAAAACCACACTGATGAAGGCTATAATGGGACTTGTTGATGTGAAGAGGGGAGACATATTCTTCAAAAACATAAACATTAAAAATCTTCCCCCCGACAAAAGGGCAAACCTGGGCATTGGATATGTCCCCCAGGGGAGGGGGATCTTCCCCTATCTTACTGTCCGTGAAAATCTGACTGTGGGACTGGACAAGATTAATAAGTGGGAAATGGATGAAGTCTTAGAGCTTTTCCCCATGCTAAAGTGTATTATGAACCGTCTTGGGGGAAATCTCAGTGGCGGACAACAACAGCAATTGGCCATTGCCAGAGTTCTCCTGAGGAAACCTAGACTCATACTCATGGATGAGCCAACAGAAGGAATACAGCCCTCAATTGTCTCTGAGATTCAGGAGGCGATTAAGAGAATCAATAAGGAAAAAGGAGTTGCCATTCTTCTGGTAGAGCAGTATCTTGATTTCGCCCTCGACGTAGCACAAAGTATTTACGTGATGGACTGCGGGAAAATAGTTTTTGAGGGCAAGGCCAAGGAGCTTGATGATGAGCAAGTAAAAAGCTATCTCACAATTTGA
- a CDS encoding urease subunit beta — MIPGEYILKDEPVICNQGRHTVKILVANTGDRPIQVGSHFHFFEVNKALKFDREKAFGMRLNIPAGTAVRFEPGEEKEVTLVALGGTKVVHGFNRLTEGAVFEASKKIDSLKRAKNLGFMEE, encoded by the coding sequence ATGATCCCTGGAGAGTATATCCTTAAGGACGAACCCGTCATCTGTAATCAGGGACGACATACAGTAAAAATACTCGTTGCCAACACTGGTGACAGGCCAATTCAGGTGGGGTCTCATTTCCATTTTTTTGAAGTAAATAAAGCCCTCAAATTTGATAGAGAAAAAGCCTTTGGTATGCGACTAAATATACCTGCGGGGACTGCCGTTAGATTTGAACCCGGTGAGGAGAAGGAGGTCACACTAGTCGCCCTCGGGGGGACTAAAGTAGTTCATGGCTTTAATAGACTTACAGAAGGCGCTGTATTTGAAGCGAGCAAAAAAATTGACTCTTTGAAGAGGGCGAAAAATCTTGGTTTCATGGAGGAGTAG
- the urtD gene encoding urea ABC transporter ATP-binding protein UrtD, translating to MRQSTILYIEGLTVEFDGFRAIDGLSMYVDCGELRFLIGPNGAGKTTLLDVICGKTKPQRGRVIFKDNIDVLRKKEHELVSLGIGRKFQTPSVFDELTVYENMEIALKRKKGILSSIFSKKINNEEKKILETLELTGLLNKRDLKASHLSHGEKQILEIAMLLVQEAELILLDEPVAGLSKEERTKMGQLLKNILNMRSCSILIVEHDMNFVRQFARRITVMHEGKILCEGNINTIQEDPKVAEVYLGRNRKENVGH from the coding sequence ATGAGGCAGTCCACAATACTATACATTGAAGGTCTTACCGTAGAATTTGACGGTTTTAGAGCCATTGACGGCCTTAGCATGTATGTCGACTGCGGCGAACTGAGATTTCTTATCGGCCCTAACGGTGCTGGGAAAACTACTCTGTTGGATGTAATTTGTGGCAAAACTAAACCGCAGAGGGGAAGGGTAATTTTTAAAGATAACATTGATGTGCTCAGAAAAAAGGAACACGAATTGGTGTCCCTAGGAATCGGGAGGAAGTTTCAGACACCCTCTGTTTTTGACGAGCTCACAGTTTATGAAAACATGGAAATAGCCCTCAAGAGAAAAAAGGGCATACTGAGTTCTATATTCTCAAAAAAAATAAACAATGAAGAAAAGAAGATTTTAGAAACCCTTGAGCTCACAGGCCTGTTAAACAAGAGGGATTTAAAAGCCTCTCATCTGTCACATGGAGAAAAGCAAATACTAGAAATTGCTATGCTCCTTGTACAGGAAGCAGAGCTTATACTCCTTGACGAACCAGTGGCAGGCTTGAGTAAAGAGGAGAGGACAAAAATGGGTCAACTTCTCAAAAATATTCTCAACATGAGGAGTTGTTCCATCCTTATAGTAGAGCATGATATGAACTTTGTACGACAGTTTGCTAGAAGAATAACGGTGATGCATGAAGGCAAGATCCTCTGTGAGGGAAATATAAATACAATTCAGGAAGACCCAAAGGTAGCAGAAGTTTATCTTGGGAGGAACAGAAAAGAAAATGTTGGCCATTGA
- the urtB gene encoding urea ABC transporter permease subunit UrtB — protein MEVFLLQLFNGLSVGSILLLIAVGLAITFGLMKVINMAHGELIMIGAYSTYVIQNFFLKNLPQHLGLFYFIALPVSFLVTGLIGLLLEVTIIRHLYGRTLDTLLVTWGISLILQQMARNIFGAPNVEVKTPEWLKEGFKISSELQIPYPRLFILFMALFCVTSIYFYIYKTKWGCRMRAVMQNRAMAACLGINTRRVDALTFALGSGLAGVAGCALCLIGPIGPAIGTHYIVDAFMVVVLGGLGKLTGTILAAFVIGFLNTILEFGSTATMGKVFALLFVIAFIQWKPSGLIAAKTRALE, from the coding sequence ATGGAAGTCTTCCTACTTCAACTCTTTAACGGTCTTTCAGTTGGCTCCATACTTCTTTTAATTGCCGTGGGCCTGGCAATAACTTTCGGGCTAATGAAAGTAATTAACATGGCACATGGGGAACTGATAATGATTGGAGCCTATAGCACCTATGTCATTCAAAATTTTTTCCTGAAAAATCTGCCCCAACATCTCGGTCTTTTTTATTTCATTGCCCTGCCTGTTTCCTTTTTGGTTACTGGCCTTATTGGTCTACTGTTGGAGGTAACCATAATTAGGCACCTTTATGGGAGGACCCTTGACACCCTACTTGTTACCTGGGGGATAAGTCTTATATTACAACAAATGGCAAGGAATATTTTTGGTGCCCCCAATGTAGAGGTCAAAACCCCCGAGTGGCTGAAGGAAGGCTTTAAAATTTCAAGTGAGCTTCAAATTCCCTATCCAAGACTATTCATCCTATTCATGGCCCTTTTTTGTGTAACAAGTATCTATTTTTACATATACAAAACTAAGTGGGGTTGTAGAATGAGGGCAGTAATGCAGAACAGAGCCATGGCAGCCTGTCTTGGTATAAACACAAGAAGGGTTGACGCTCTAACCTTTGCCCTGGGCTCGGGCCTAGCAGGGGTCGCTGGCTGTGCCCTATGTCTTATAGGTCCCATAGGGCCCGCAATCGGGACACACTACATAGTAGACGCCTTCATGGTGGTGGTGCTGGGGGGTTTAGGAAAACTTACAGGAACTATTCTGGCAGCCTTTGTCATAGGGTTTTTGAATACAATCCTGGAATTTGGCAGCACTGCCACAATGGGGAAAGTCTTTGCCCTTTTATTTGTTATTGCTTTCATACAATGGAAACCATCTGGACTCATTGCCGCAAAAACAAGGGCACTAGAATAA
- the ureC gene encoding urease subunit alpha, with translation MSLRLTRKEYVDLFGPTVGDKIRLADTELFIEIEKDYTVYGDECKFGGGKVVRDGMGQCSRATSNTGALDLVITNVVIVDYWGIVKADIGIKEGIIVGIGKAGNPDTMDGVQPNMVIGASTEVISAEGLIATAGGVDTHIHFICPQQIETALFSGITTMIGGGTGPATGTNATTCTPGIWNIHRMLESAEEFPVNLGFLGKGNASSAEPIVEQLKAGAVGMKIHEDWGATPSVIDTCLTVAEAFDVQVSIHTDTLNEAGFLEDTTAAINGRTIHTYHTEGAGGGHAPDIIKIASYMNVLPSSTNPTMPYTINTLEEHLDMLMVCHHLSSKIPEDVAFADSRIRPETIAAEDVLHDMGIISMMSSDSQAMGRVGEVIIRTWQTADKMKKERGPLQQEKGDNDNFRVRRYIAKYTINPAITHGISRHVGSLETGKMADIVLWRPKFFGVKPELIIKGGMIIASQMGDPNASIPTPQPVLSRLMFGAYGRAKYGTCLTFVSKTAYENGIAEKLKLQKKVVPVENCRNITKKSMQLNDVTANIEVNPETYEVRVDGELIKSQPARELSLAQRYFLF, from the coding sequence ATGAGTCTGAGGCTTACTAGAAAAGAATATGTAGACCTTTTCGGTCCAACGGTAGGAGATAAAATACGTCTTGCCGACACAGAATTATTCATTGAAATCGAAAAAGACTATACGGTATACGGAGACGAGTGCAAATTTGGTGGCGGGAAGGTAGTCAGAGATGGAATGGGTCAGTGTTCAAGGGCAACGAGCAATACAGGAGCCCTAGATCTTGTAATTACAAATGTGGTAATAGTGGACTACTGGGGAATAGTCAAGGCGGATATAGGAATAAAAGAAGGCATCATTGTGGGTATAGGCAAGGCCGGGAACCCTGACACAATGGACGGTGTTCAGCCAAATATGGTCATAGGGGCCAGCACAGAAGTAATATCTGCTGAGGGTCTCATAGCCACTGCCGGTGGGGTGGATACCCACATACACTTCATATGTCCCCAGCAAATAGAAACCGCCCTTTTTTCAGGCATAACCACAATGATTGGGGGCGGAACAGGTCCTGCCACGGGGACAAATGCTACAACTTGTACCCCGGGGATATGGAACATCCACAGAATGCTTGAATCTGCTGAAGAGTTCCCTGTAAATCTTGGATTTCTCGGGAAGGGAAATGCCTCTTCTGCCGAGCCCATTGTTGAACAGCTCAAGGCCGGTGCGGTGGGAATGAAAATCCATGAGGACTGGGGCGCAACTCCCTCAGTAATTGACACATGTCTTACTGTGGCAGAGGCTTTTGATGTTCAGGTTTCCATTCATACGGACACCTTAAATGAGGCTGGATTCTTAGAGGATACCACAGCCGCCATAAACGGAAGGACTATCCACACATACCACACAGAAGGTGCAGGAGGCGGACATGCCCCAGACATAATCAAAATAGCCTCCTATATGAATGTTCTCCCCTCATCCACAAATCCCACAATGCCCTATACCATCAACACCCTTGAAGAACATCTCGACATGCTCATGGTCTGTCACCACTTGAGCAGTAAAATACCTGAGGATGTAGCCTTTGCAGACTCCCGCATAAGACCGGAAACCATAGCAGCAGAAGATGTCCTTCATGATATGGGCATTATCAGCATGATGAGCTCCGATTCACAGGCCATGGGAAGGGTTGGCGAGGTAATTATAAGAACATGGCAGACGGCAGACAAGATGAAAAAAGAAAGGGGACCACTTCAGCAGGAAAAGGGGGATAATGACAACTTCAGAGTCAGAAGATATATAGCAAAGTACACAATAAATCCCGCCATAACCCACGGTATATCAAGACATGTAGGCTCTTTGGAAACGGGCAAAATGGCCGACATTGTGCTATGGAGACCAAAGTTTTTCGGCGTCAAGCCTGAATTGATAATAAAAGGTGGGATGATAATTGCCTCCCAGATGGGGGATCCTAATGCCTCTATCCCTACCCCACAGCCGGTTTTAAGTAGGCTGATGTTCGGAGCCTATGGCCGAGCCAAGTATGGAACCTGTCTCACTTTTGTATCAAAGACTGCCTATGAGAACGGCATAGCAGAAAAACTTAAACTCCAAAAAAAAGTTGTGCCAGTGGAAAACTGCAGGAATATTACAAAGAAGAGTATGCAACTGAATGATGTGACTGCAAATATAGAGGTAAACCCTGAAACCTATGAGGTAAGAGTTGATGGCGAACTAATAAAATCCCAACCGGCAAGGGAGCTGTCTTTAGCCCAGAGGTATTTTTTATTTTAG